Genomic segment of Sebastes umbrosus isolate fSebUmb1 chromosome 19, fSebUmb1.pri, whole genome shotgun sequence:
TTTGCTTAAATATgccattttgtttgtactgTATTTGTCACCAATAAAACAGCATATAAAGGTACAGGTGCGTGTTTAGTACGGAcatatacagtagtttattGTTGGACATGTTTACTATAGAGGCATTAATGCAAATCATTCCAGAGATGTTGTATAAATACCAATGGGCAGAAGACTGAAAaccagttcccatccacataataatataaaataaaatgcctccttaataataataatagtaataataattaacaaatgcctcttcgataatgaacaaatgcctctactATAACAAACAATGatggaaactgaaatattgttttcctttttccttttacctTCCTTTAAAGTTTCCCCAAATAAACAAGAccaaagaaatgggtataaagggtttcagtgaaaatcaacaaatgactaGAATAACAGAATAAAGCCTGCAGGCGCTAGGCTATTGTGAGGCAAGCCAGATCCTTGCACAAGTAGCACCTAAACGTCCTAGTGCAGGGAACCTAATTGAAGGGTATTCattttgtttccccaactaggatgGACAACAGTCTcaataagcaaaacacaaaagagCACAGAAGCTCAAAAGGGCCTAAAaaagaccagagtttctggcttGGCTGTTAACATATGTTGCATGTAGTGAAGGAaggatcagaatgacactgggtgtgcagttttcCACctgttatttatcattgttgtaggtctgtggtacgacggagtattagggccacattgaggaaaatctgaaattacaagaataaagtcataatattatgagaagaaagtcgtagtattatgagaataaagtcataatattgtgaggataaattcataatataatgaaaataaagtcaggtttgcgagaaaaaagtcgtagtattatgagaataaagtcataacattataaagtagtaattttgtgttattttctttttttctcgtaaagttatgactttattcttgtaatattaaaactgttttttttctcgtaaagttatgacccTTTaaatttctgaatcttacaaacagtccctttaaagggactatttgtaactttgtacgcgcataaatgtagtgggtcgtcacacatgcgcgctcccATATGCGCGTttgcgtgtagccgctgtaccctcctcctctgcctgctcgccttcactcagacagctcagctcgctccacctctagacgtgaaagcgtgctcactacacactgcagaagagttagtttagctctgagaatatctagtgaatgtacaggggacgtttgtgcagaaataactgttgcagctcctccagaccaacagaggttttccgtgtcttgtgaagtgacagagctCTACAGAGCTTTATgttgtctcctctgctctctccggctgcgggcggagagagcagaggagactcgctgcagagccccgctgcatcagcctgcacttaggcaggaaaggCCAACACtattgtggcggtactgagttccccagactttagttgttcagtcagaagactgaaaaacagttcccatccacataataatataaaataaaatgcctttttaataataataatgaacaaatgcctcttcaataatgaacaaatgcctctatattaacaaacaattaaggaaactgaaatattggtttgtgtttttccttttaccctcctttaaagttttcccaaataaaatacactaaaagaaatgggtataaagggtttcattgaaaatcaacaaatgaatagaatacaaaaatacagcctgcaggcgttaggctattgtaaggcaagccagctgttgcacaaatagcacctaatcgtcccagtgcaggtaacctaattggttggcacttaacttgtttccccaactaggagagtcaacactctcaacaaacaaaacacaaagatcacagaatcccaaaagggcccaaaacagaccagagtttctggtaaagctgataacacatgttgcattgagtgaaggagagatcagaatgacactgggtgtgcagtttccctcctcttttaagccctacagaaagggcgtcgttacaccctgattggccaagaggggaatgcaccaagctgctctcaactatcatttaagagccagtccccacaccctgcgcaacaggtgaactgaataaccctctaatcactcagcaactcaaccaaaaaacaccagggaaaagggaaacaacagcaagcaccagagaattggcagctgccacactatgatcagatctaaatcatgttcatggagagaccttcgtctggtcagctaacattactgccaagcagctgaaatatagagtgatattgtggttttagctgacttgtgtcgcctcactgttttgagtgatgctcgttcaggtatatttagagcgagcaagcgcgagcccgacgctgactttcgttgatttcacggccacaggtgtcgctgttaagaagcatttctgaaagttacaaatagtccctttaagggcaacaggaataatggagagaatgtaattattattattattattattattattaatattattttatttaatttcattattattaatattattattaataataattatttatttttatattattattttcctgccaatctattgctccacactccagtctagtaggtggcggtaatgcacctataagctggtttgccaaccgccaataaacccCAAAGAAGTAGAAGAGGGATCTGTTAATAGGGTGCATCCTCTGATTTTGTGCGTGGACGTGATGACGTACTGCGGTAAGCGTATTATGTCATTTCCGGTTGCCTGCGTGTCTGATATGTCGTGTTACTGGTAGTGGTACTGTAGCTGCTCCAGCACATCCAAGTCAATACAGTTATACTCTTCATTACAGCGGCTAATTACCCGCTACGTTCATGCTTACACTAGTTCTGCTTAAGCACTCATTGCTTGCTCCTTTTTTAGAGACTTCTCGATAATCCCACAGTTGCTTGCAAGCTATTAAGTtcctaaaccaggggtcagcaacctgcggctccggagccacatgcggctcttcagACACTCTCCAGTGGAGTATAgtatgttgcaaaaaaaagttatagtataaaaaagttatattatagtctgaagaaataaagaaagtcatatagtatgtcaaaaaaaaagtaaaaaaaatatatatatatagtatagtatgtcgaaaatagtcataaaaaaagtcatagtatagtatttcgataatttcatgaaaagtcataatatagtatgtcaaaaattgtatgcaaaaaaagtcatagtatattatgtcgcaaaaaaagagtaaaaaaagtcatagtatagtctgaagaaataaagtcatagtatagtatgtcgaaaacaagTCATattatatgtcgaaaaaagagtaaaaaaagtataatatttcgaagatttcatgtaaaaaatgtcataataatatagtatgtccaaaactttgtgaaaaaaagtcataggatagtatgtcgataattttatgaaaaaaagtcaagagtaaaaaaaagtaatagtgtaaaaaaaaatgatagtatagtatgtcgcagaaaaagagtaaaaaaagtcatagtatcgcgaaaagtcatagtgtagttcgcgaaaaagagtaaaaaaaagtcagcgtcgaaataaagtcatagtatagtacatcgaaaaaaaaaaagtaaaaaaagttagtatagtatgtcgaaatgaagtcatattatagtatgtcaaaaaaatgtgatggtatagtaagtcaaaaaaaagtcatagtatagtatgttgaagaaagagtaaaaaaaagtaattgtatagtatgttaaaaaatagtaaaaaaaaatcgtaggttattatgtcgaaaaaaagccatagtatattatgtaaaaattaaatattacagtatgtcgaagaaagtCATAAAAAACTCACAGTATAGAatgccataaaaaatgtaataaaaaaatcttaacaTTGTATGCCAAGCATGTATTGATGGACAAACacagaatatatatacacaggaTATATTTTATTGGGCTAAAAAGAACACTACATTAAAACCATCTCGTTACCATCTATACTTTAAAACTATTGAAATCAAAACgtcaaaaaaacatattcaacaaatacaaaatataatttaaataaataaataaataaaatgtgcaaaattcaTGATATTGCATTAATGAAGGTCACATTGTAAACATAAGCAACAGTAAAAGAGATCAAGTTTTACTCAaaataactagtaactaaaaTGGGACATCATAACCTTTCCTTCCCAAAATTCAactacaaatacatttttaaatttatgtcacaaggatttttttttcaatgacacACTGCAACTCTCAAACTTTAAGACCTGATTAGTGCAAAATTAACACATTGTGAACACCTACAGCTCACTGTCGCAATCTAGTGGACAACAAGTACCACTACAACCTTACAATCACCAGCAGCTCCACAAGaaagcataaacacacacaaaatagaaattaattgtttttttatggctATTTGAGAATACTGTTATTAAGTTGAATATTTTCCAATTCAAAAAGATAAAAGCAGACTATTACAAAACCTCTTCAGAGTCCACCATCCCTTTTATACTTAAAGCAATTGCATTCAAATAACTTTAAGTTCCTAAAACCCATTAAGTCCACTCTATTATCACATATTATGcatcatgtaaaatatattaaataagaTTGTTAAAGAAGGATTGTGTGTGATCAGTCTACATCTAAAACAGTGTAATGACTTCCTACCTCTAAATGTTTTGTGTCTTAGTGGATTATAATATTCATGTgataaatagtttaaaaaacaaacaacccaTGTCCTTCTGTAAGTCATGGTTTCACCACTGAAAAGCCAACTGGAAATTTTAATATGTAGTATGTACTAATCGATAATTTAATTACAGTAGCATAACAAAAACAGCAGTGGACTAATATACAGCAAGTTAATGCAGCAATTACatcttttttccattttatatttctgtaaatATCAACAAGTTATATGAAGATATTACTAGCAATAGACACACTATTGAACAAATCATTCCCttgaatgttaaaaaataacattaaaaaataaatatccagAATCTTTccagaccagaggcctgtactacgaagcaggatttggggtttaTGTTcgagataagagatcaactcgaaTAAAAGCatcgcctactgaccaatcaaagcatCGGTGTGCAGATCGTAAgatcatattacacaaatacaaagtcataatccaggctaatagcaacacagtttaaattgCCAAATGTaagaaggacagctggcaaaaaatCGGCGACTGTGTGAAACTGACTTGGAagcaaataaaaagaataattattatatacGTCAGAGTCGTGCGTTTACAGTCCTGCAGACTGTATATATTGCCTTGCGTTACTTTGCTACCGGTAGTTTTATGTATGCTGTAGGAGATTACAAGATATGAAAGTAAGCCTGCTTACTGctttgaaatatgtttttaaattattttttttatttgcttccaAGTTTTTATTTCACACGGCTGTGGGTTGGAGCTGAAACGAGGCTGAAAGTGTCACACACACCACTATTTCCCCAAAGGGAATACTAAGTATCTTCTATgcttctattctattctattctgtaaGCAACATATTCATTTAACAGGATACGCAAAGTtattgatttaccgagttgatagcCACCGTCGTAGGGCCGCTTAGTGGGATCGCTGTTGTTGGGGTCagttaaaccagataacgagaagacaccctgggtatgttgaacttgcGTCtaagtacaggcctctggtcccTTATCCTTTCTATGTTTGATATAAACTAGAGAGGTGACTTGGGACACCATACACTTATCATACTTACATTAAAGTACAAAATCATCCGTCATTTCATCCTTAGCAACAACGGAGCCAAATCTGTGAAAAATAATATTCCTGGACTTTCCTGTTTGAAACTGTCTTCCTGGACATATGACtgtagttgattttttttttttatgtgttttaaaggtgcagtgtgtagggatctggcggcatctagtggtgaggttgcaagTTGCAACGAACTGAACTTCACCTgcgtgccaagcgtgtaggagaactacggtggctgacgtgaaaatgGTATGGTCCTATCTAAaaatcagtgtttggtttgtccgttctgggctgctgtagaaacatggcggcccgctccgtatgtagatataaacggctcattgtaaggtaatgaaaacatgattttcAGGTGAATATACACAAAAGGCtaaatgtcacacactgttcctttaaatgtttgtatgtatgttatCTGAAATACtgtgtgattgttttgtgttttaaaggttTGTGTGTATCGTGTTTGAAACACTATTTCTGCTAAAATAAAGgcttaataaaagaaaatgtaaaaataaaaaacagtaagTTGTACAGCATCTTGAGCACAGTATCTCTTTAAAGTGGAATATTTCTCACTTCCAGGTTGATTCATGCAAACAGTATACCGGGCCTGTTCACCTTTTAACAGCCAACAGAACTTAGAATAAGGATGTGTTTTTCAGCTAAATTCAACAATGTCAATGCCAATGCCATGTCTAGATGCTACGAATTTTTTGAAATTTGTAGCACCTAGACATGGCATTGAGCCACAAAATCCTGATCCATAACCACAGCTGACATGGTTGGCACTGAAACCTTTGATTTTGCAAAAAGTGGCTTCTATAGGAAAAGTGATTTTTGACTGGACAATAAGGCTCGTCCAAGCAGCAAAATGAGAGTCTGCTGAAGTGGCAGAGAGGTGACAGCTGGATAGTACAGGCATTAACCTAACAGCCAAAGATAATGTTTTGTGGTGATTAATGGTGGCTCGGTCATTGGAATGTGGTAGATCTAAAACATACTCTACGTTCAAATTTCACTATTGTGGCAAGATGAGCAATTTTAAATGCACAGTGGAATAAACAGTGGTAATATACTGTAGGATGCACTGAGGGTGACACTGGTAACAATATGTCAGTGTCATACAGCCTATGGATGACCTTTGGTTGGCTTTTCCTTGAGTGTTCCTTCTTAAGACGAGGACAGATAGTGATGGTTCAGGTGATGACTAGTTAAGAGTTCAGGGGCCAAGAAATGTTGTGAAGTCTTGGATCCGTTATCGGGGTTTGGGTAGATGAGCGATATGTCAAAGCTTTAAAGGGTCACTCCAACACTTAAAACAGTTGCCGGAGAAAAGCATCACTCTCCAGATAAGTGAGCAGGATTCTTAAACATTTCCTTaatccaagaaaaaaaaatccatgatTGGCACTCATATTGGAACGTTCCTTTTTCAAACAGctaatttgttattttacagATGTCTCAATCCATGGAAACCCAAATTGTAGTTTTCCATTATAGTGAGTTTCCTCATTCTTGTGGGGAAAAAATATCCGATTCTTAGATCGTTTCCTTCAGTAATTTCAAGTATCTTCAAGTTTGCTTCAAACAGCTTAGAACATTTTCGCCCAGAGGCGATCCATACCAGATCGGCATTAGACGTCGTCGGCGACTTCTAGACATCGATGGCCACCCCGTGTTTGGTGGAGATCACGTCCCTGGTTCCCGTCAGATACATGAGCACCGAACACAGGTGAGGGAGCGTCGCCGTGGTGCTCACGTACAGCCAGTAGGGGAGCGGCGCCGTGTTGCCGAACGGGCACACCCACAGGCCGTGGCGCACGGCGTCGCGGACGTGGTGCGTCGCCATGGATATGAAAAGCATCCACGGCAAGGAGCACCAAGCATCTTTGAGGCGTCCGATCCACATGAGGAAGCggagggagaggcagaggaTGGGGATGAGGGACGAACAGTGAAGAGGTGGACGCTGAGGGAGCGAGACGGCAGCCTGGAACAAAGTGGGAGTATTTTTGTAAGATGTTTTTCAGCAAAATAATACCATTCCACATCTACAAATAGTATTACAGTATGACTgaataaagcacctgtgagatatgacaaaagTAGACCTCTGGAGTGAGGGTTAACATTGAGAGTGATCTGACTCCATATATCTGTCACGTTCAGTACATAAAATATGTAGAAGAACTCTCAGTAAGGGTGCAGGTCTTACCTTGAGTGACAGGGATCCGGCCATGTAGAAGTGGTCCAGGTCTATGATTGATGCCAGAAGACCAGCAAGCAGCACCTCATACAAATCACTCTTTTTCCTTAGTCCAATAACAACTGCCCATGACCACAGCCCCACCAATCCGTGCGTGGCGTTGTCCAAGGCAGCACGCAGCCACAGGTGGTTCTGGATGACGGAAAGCTGGAGGGCGTGGTCCGCCACCACACAGAACATACCGAGTCCTGCTGACGCCAGCAGAGAGGCGGAGCTGAATGTCTGTAGGAGGGCCTGAGCTTTCTCCGTCTCCACAGCCAGGCTGAGAGGTACGGGAGCACCTTCTCCCCCGAGGCCCACCCCCAATAACGGGGACGAGGCGGCGGAGGAGTCGAGCTTGGAGTAGAATCCTTGCATGTTGACAGATGGCTGTGGGGGCCAATCGCCAATGAAGGGTCAGCAAGAGTCAGGTAGActggagaaggaaggaaggaaggagagggatTAATGAGGGAAaatgaaagaggagaagaaaagtgGGGTATGGCAGCTGGAGGTAAGGCTGGGTTGCAAGAAACATCAGTAAAGACATGTGAGAGGGAGGcatcacattaaaaaaagactattgTATGCACTATATTAATACTCAAGCTGAGACATACATCATACATTAGTCACTTGCATTAAGTCACCCGAGAGCTCTTTGGGTTGGTGTGTAAACACtctggctgtcaaagttaacgtgataattacgtgttaacacaaatttgttttaacgcaacttgtgatttttgatctttcggaggtt
This window contains:
- the tmem267 gene encoding transmembrane protein 267, giving the protein MQGFYSKLDSSAASSPLLGVGLGGEGAPVPLSLAVETEKAQALLQTFSSASLLASAGLGMFCVVADHALQLSVIQNHLWLRAALDNATHGLVGLWSWAVVIGLRKKSDLYEVLLAGLLASIIDLDHFYMAGSLSLKAAVSLPQRPPLHCSSLIPILCLSLRFLMWIGRLKDAWCSLPWMLFISMATHHVRDAVRHGLWVCPFGNTAPLPYWLYVSTTATLPHLCSVLMYLTGTRDVISTKHGVAIDV